In Miscanthus floridulus cultivar M001 chromosome 5, ASM1932011v1, whole genome shotgun sequence, one genomic interval encodes:
- the LOC136451966 gene encoding pentatricopeptide repeat-containing protein At1g80270, mitochondrial-like isoform X2, protein MKDLGFPPTTFSFNQLLLLYKRLDKKKIADVLTMMEKEDVKPSLFTYKLLVDAKGLVGDIEAMEKVVESMEKDGIEPDLMFNATIAKHYIFNGQREKAETLLESMEGDDIQKNRAACKILLPLHAFLGNSDDVERIWKVCEDNTRLDECLSAIEAFGKLGDVEKAEKVFEDMLVKWKTLSSKFYNSLLKVYADQNLLDKGKELVKRMDENHVKFGTSTLDALVKLYVDAGEVEKAESLLHKLSLKNYIKPNYSSYMKLLDSYSKKGDIHNSEKVFNKLRQIGYTGRIRMYQLLLHSYLHAKAPAYGFKERMKADNIFPNSALATLIAATDPFVKKKSISDLLD, encoded by the coding sequence ATGAAGGATCTTGGATTTCCGCCTACAACATTTTCTTTCAATCAGCTTCTGCTACTCTACAAAAGGTTGGACAAGAAGAAGATTGCTGATGTTCTCACAATGATGGAAAAGGAGGATGTGAAACCATCTCTGTTTACTTACAAGCTCCTTGTAGATGCCAAGGGATTGGTTGGAGATATAGAAGCTATGGAGAAAGTGGTTGAATCAATGGAGAAAGATGGCATTGAGCCAGATCTCATGTTTAATGCTACAATTGCCAAGCACTACATATTTAATGGTCAGCGTGAGAAAGCAGAGACACTTTTGGAGTCTATGGAGGGTGATGATATCCAGAAAAATCGTGCTGCTTGCAAGATTCTATTACCTTTACATGCTTTTCTGGGCAATAGTGATGATGTGGAAAGAATTTGGAAGGTGTGCGAGGATAATACTCGCCTAGATGAGTGCCTGTCTGCTATAGAGGCCTTTGGTAAACTTGGTGATGTTGAGAAGGCAGAGAAGGTTTTCGAGGATATGCTTGTGAAATGGAAAACACTCTCTTCCAAATTCTACAACTCTTTGCTAAAGGTGTATGCTGATCAGAACCTCTTAGACAAAGGTAAGGAACTAGTAAAGCGGATGGATGAGAACCATGTCAAGTTTGGGACCTCAACTTTGGATGCACTTGTGAAGCTATATGTTGACGCCGGAGAGGTGGAGAAAGCCGAGTCCCTGTTGCACAAGCTATCTCTGAAGAACTACATCAAGCCTAATTACAGCTCGTACATGAAGCTGCTTGATAGCTACTCAAAGAAAGGAGACATCCACAACTCTGAGAAAGTGTTCAACAAGTTGCGGCAGATCGGCTACACTGGGAGGATCAGGATGTACCAGTTGCTGCTCCATTCCTATCTACATGCTAAGGCCCCTGCTTATGGATTCAAAGAGAGGATGAAGGCTGATAACATTTTCCCCAACAGTGCCTTGGCAACTTTGATTGCGGCTACTGATCCGTTTGTCAAGAAGAAGTCAATATCAGACTTGCTCGATTAG
- the LOC136454519 gene encoding eukaryotic translation initiation factor 6-like translates to MASRVKFENSCEVGVFARLTNAYCLVPAGASEGFYRCGVLEGELAGAVPVVRTSVAGTRIVGRLCVGNKRGLLLPHTATDQEIQHLRNRLPDEVVVKCVDERLSALENCIACNDHVALTHPDLDKETEEVISDVLGVEVFRQTIAGNILVGSYCTFTNKGGLVHPQTSVEDLDELSTLLQVPMVAGTVNRGNEVVSTDMAINGPVRFAKKS, encoded by the exons ATGGCGTCCC GCGTCAAGTTTGAGAACTCGTGCGAGGTGGGCGTCTTCGCGAGGCTCACCAACGCCTACTGCCTCGTCCCCGCCGGCGCCTCCGAGGGCTTCTACAG ATGCGGTGTGCTCGAgggcgagctcgccggcgccGTCCCCGTGGTCAGGACCTCCGTCGCCGGCACCAGGATCGTCGGGAGGCTCTGCGTTG GTAACAAGAGAGGGCTGCTGCTTCCCCATACCGCCACCGACCAAG AGATCCAGCACCTGAGGAACAGACtgcccgatgaagtggtggtcaaGTGCGTCGACGAGCGCCTTTCCGCCCTGGAAAACTGCATTGCCTGCAACGACCATGTTGCTCTCACACACCCTGACCTCGACAAG GAAACTGAAGAAGTCATCTCAGACGTTCTCGGTGTAGAGGTGTTCAGGCAAACGATTGCAGGGAACATCCTGGTTGGGAGCTACTGCACCTTCACCAACAAAGGAGGACTC GTTCACCCCCAGACGTCGGTAGAGGACCTGGACGAGCTCTCCACGCTGCTGCAGGTGCCCATGGTCGCCGGCACCGTCAACAGGGGCAACGAGGTCGTCTCCACCGACATGGCCAtcaatggccctgttcgctttgctaaaaagtcatga